From bacterium:
GTCCGCCGACGGTGTCGTGCCCGTCGAAGCGGATGCGGTCCGTGCCGTGCTCCTCCGGCGTGCGCTTCGTCGCCGGCTTGCCGATATCGTGGAGGAGCGTCCCGAAGATGACGAGCGCCGAGGGGTGCGCGCTGCCGAACGCCGCGCGGTACGGCTCCGTTGCGAGCTGCGCGAGCGCGAGACGCGTGTGCTCCCACACGTCGCCCTCGTGGTGGTAGATCTTTGGTTGCTCGCACCCCTTCATCGTGAGGAGCTCCGGCAGGAGCTGCGCGATGGCACCCGACGCGTCCCAGAGGTCGAGCGAGCGGACGGGATCGGCGGCGAAACTCTTGATGAGCTCCCGCGCGACGGTCTCACGCGGGGTGACATACTCGGTGTCCGTCAGGAGCATCGTCTGCGCGTGGGCCTGCCCCACCGCGCGCTGCTCGTTGATGCTCGCCATGCGCGCGACGATGGCATCGTGCGTTGCCGGATCAATCGTGAAGCCGAGCTGTGCGGCGAAGCGCAGTGCGCGGAGCATACGCGAGCGATCCTCCGTGAAGCGCTCGTGCGCATTGCCGACGGCACGGATGCGGCGCGCGCGGAGGTCGGCGCGCCCATCGAAGGGGTCCACGAGTACGGCGTTGCGCACGTCCCACGCCATCGCGTTGATCGTGAAGTCGCGTCGTGCGAGGTCGGCCTCGATGGGGAGGTGCGGATCGGACTGCACGGCGACATCGCGGTAGCCGCCGGTGCCCTCGGCGTGCTCCGTGCGCGGGAGCGCGATGTCCATGTCCTCGTAGTCCTCCGGCCAGCCCATTGGCCGGAACTTGAACACGCCGAAGTTGCGCCCGACGAGGTTCACCGTCCCGCGGAGTGCGAGGAACGTTTCGAGTGCCGCGGGTGGGATGCCGCGGACGATGAAGTCGTAGTCCTTCGCGGTGCGTTCGAGCGCAGCATCACGCACGATGCCGCCCACGACGAACGCCTCGCTCTCGGGGAACGCCTCCGCGAGCTCACGGAGGAACGCGAACCCGGGCTCGGACTCCAGGCGTTTTCCGAGTGCATGGAGGTGGCGATCGTAGGTGTCGGACATAGATGCTCCACGAATGAGGTGCTCCTCACCAGTGTACCAGATGCTTGACGTGCCGCACGCGCGGTGCCATGGTGGTGACAGTCCTTTCCACCGGTACGCCAACCATGAGACGAGAGAGGGAGACGCGCATGCAAACGGAGATGCAGCTGTGCCACGGGAGTGCCAACGGTGACCTCGCCAACGCAGTCGGACGAGTACTCGAAGCGCAGCTTGGTCACACGGCGATGTACGATGGGATCGTGTCGCGCATTGGATCACCGTTCAACGACGGAGAGCCGCGCGTCCAGATCATCGGCAACGCCCGCGGACGGAGCATCTACATTGTGCAGTCCACGCATCAACCCGGCGACAACTTCATGGAACTCGCCGCGATGGTGAACGCAGCGAACCTTGCATCTGCGGGGCGCATCATCGCGGTCATCCCGTACTTCGGCTACGCGCGGCAGGATAAGAAGGTGCTGCCGCGGACACCGATCACTGCAGCGGTCGTGTGCACGATGCTCGAAGCGCTCGGCGTGCACCACATCATGACGACGGACCTCCACGCCGGTCAGATCCAGGGGATGTTCCGCGGCCCATTCGATAACCTCAAGGCACTGCCCGTGGTACTCCGGCAGGTTGTGCGCGACCTCGGGATCACGCGGGAGCAGATGCCTCGTGACGTCGCACTCGTCTCGCCGGATGACAACGGTGCCGAGCGGTGTCGCGAGACCGGGGAGGTCGTCGGATGCGGACTCGTCACCTTCTACATGAAGGGGCGCGACCACGACGGCCATCTCATCGCGGGTGGCGTCATCCGCGACCCCGCGCTCGTCGCCGGTCGTACGGTCCTCCTCATTGACGACATGATCGCAACCGGCGGCACTATGAAGCAGGCCGCGATCGCGTGCAAGGAAGCCGGCGCGCAGCGCGTCATCGTCATCGCGGTGCACCCCGTATTCTCGACGGACACCGAGACCGGGATGAGCGCGTACGAGCTGCTCGCCGATGCGCCGATCGAGTACTGCTACTGCACCGATACGATTCCATTCTCCGAGGAGCGGTGTCGGTGGACGAACAGCCAGAAGAGCGCCGGAGCGCACCGTGATCCCAATCGTGCGGTGACGGCGTTCCGCCAGCTCGCAGCGCGGACGACCATCGTTCCGATCAGCAAGCTGTTCGCGGATGCCATCTCCGAGGTGCAAACGCGCGGCTCGGTGAGCGCGATCTTCCGTCGGACGTGCGAGGCGATTTTCTCGTAGGGCGCGACGGAACGCATCGGTGCGGCACTGCCTCTGGGCAGTGCCGCATTTCTGTTCATGGTATGCTGGATACGATGGAGATCGTAGAAAAATATCCAAACACGCCCCCTTCTTTCCGATGTAGCGGAAACCTTCAGGTTTCCACGTGCAGCGCAAGGAGGATGGAGGTCTGAAGACCTCCGCTACACTGTTTTTCTACGGTCTCACGATTGTATACTTGCGGCTTTTTATGCAAAACATTACCCCCATCCTCAAGTCGCTTGGTCTCCTGGAGAGTGAAGTGAAGGTGTACCTCGCCGCGCTCGAGCTCGGTGCATCCACGGTCATCGAGATCGCCAAGTCCACGCGGCTGTCGAGGCCGGCAACGTACACGGCGATCGGCACGCTCGGCGAGCGTGGGCTCATGAGCACCGT
This genomic window contains:
- a CDS encoding HDIG domain-containing protein, with the translated sequence MSDTYDRHLHALGKRLESEPGFAFLRELAEAFPESEAFVVGGIVRDAALERTAKDYDFIVRGIPPAALETFLALRGTVNLVGRNFGVFKFRPMGWPEDYEDMDIALPRTEHAEGTGGYRDVAVQSDPHLPIEADLARRDFTINAMAWDVRNAVLVDPFDGRADLRARRIRAVGNAHERFTEDRSRMLRALRFAAQLGFTIDPATHDAIVARMASINEQRAVGQAHAQTMLLTDTEYVTPRETVARELIKSFAADPVRSLDLWDASGAIAQLLPELLTMKGCEQPKIYHHEGDVWEHTRLALAQLATEPYRAAFGSAHPSALVIFGTLLHDIGKPATKRTPEEHGTDRIRFDGHDTVGGRMTRAIASRLTLSAAFGADDPLHVDRDDLVWIVDHHLLLVNDPTAFKPATIERYFFRNRIRGDALQRVSFADGAATRSDTHPDGTLAHFHSVRERIAELAPLIEARQERSRMRDIVNGDEIMRRFSLTPGPQLGALIERLREHRLNVLAAEQRDLTKDEAFAFLEPLIHRTT
- the prs gene encoding ribose-phosphate diphosphokinase, coding for MQTEMQLCHGSANGDLANAVGRVLEAQLGHTAMYDGIVSRIGSPFNDGEPRVQIIGNARGRSIYIVQSTHQPGDNFMELAAMVNAANLASAGRIIAVIPYFGYARQDKKVLPRTPITAAVVCTMLEALGVHHIMTTDLHAGQIQGMFRGPFDNLKALPVVLRQVVRDLGITREQMPRDVALVSPDDNGAERCRETGEVVGCGLVTFYMKGRDHDGHLIAGGVIRDPALVAGRTVLLIDDMIATGGTMKQAAIACKEAGAQRVIVIAVHPVFSTDTETGMSAYELLADAPIEYCYCTDTIPFSEERCRWTNSQKSAGAHRDPNRAVTAFRQLAARTTIVPISKLFADAISEVQTRGSVSAIFRRTCEAIFS